The Methylobacterium durans nucleotide sequence GCGCGGCAGGCCGACCCGGAGGCGCGCCACCGCGTCCGCCGCGCGCCGCTGGTGGAGCGCCCAGAGGGCGCGGGTCGCGGGATCCTCGGTGCCGACCGCGAGCGTGTCCTCGATCGCCGAGGCGGGGCCGTGGGCGAGCGCGCCGTCACGGGCGGCGGCCTCGCGGTCGATCCGGGCCAGCGCCTCGCGCCGGTCCGGCCGGCCGGTGCGCAGGAGCGGCAGCAGCGTCGCGGCGAGGGCCAGCGCGAAGGCGGCGAGCCCCGCCATCCGCCAGGGGGCGAGAGGTCGAGCCAGAGGCCGAGCCAGGAGGCGGCAAGGAAGGCGAGGACGACGCCGAGGCCGCGCCAGAGGATCGGCCACGCGCGTTCCCACAGGCCCGCCGCGCGGGAGCGTGCGACGAGGCGGTCGAGGCGCGCCCGCACGTCGTTCCCGGCCGGTCTCGGAGAATTGCTGCTCACGCGCGTCGTCGTCCCGTCGCCCCGCCCATGCCGTTCGAGACCGGCGCCGCGCGCATCGCGCGTTCACCGGTTCGAAACGCTAGCATGCTGGGACAGCCGGGCGCATTTGGTCAAATCCGCCCAGGCCCGCCGCCCGGCCGCGGCTGTTCAAACGCGATCGGGAGCCCTATGAGACGGTTGCAAACGCAACGGTGGAGCGCGAAGCTGGTGACGACCGGAGCCGGAGCCATGCCGACCTACCGCCTTCGCGTCGCCTGGCGGGAGCGCAACGGCATCGTCCGCTCCCCCGTCAGCGACGAGGGAATCGATGCGCCGAGCCTGCGGGAGGCGATCGCCGTCGCCCTCACGCGCTCCCAGCAGATCCTCGCCGCGGACACGAACCTCGCCTGGATCGTCGATCCGGACGGGCACGTCGCCTGGACGCTGCGCATGGACGAGGGCAGCGCGGTCGCCGTCTGAGGGCCAGGGCGCTATCGTCGGACGGGACGCAGCGAGGGCTCCCTTCATGCCATCCGACGACGCCCAGCAATTCGCGAGCGACAATTACTCGGGCATCTGCCCCGAAGCCTGGGCGGCGATGGCGGAGGCGAACCGGGGCCACGCCCCGGCCTACGGCGAGGATGCCTGGACGGCGCGGGCGGCGGACGGGTTCCGCGCCCTGTTCGAGACGCCCTGCCAGGTGTTCTTCGCCTTCAACGGCACGGCGGCGAACTCGCTGGCGCTCGCCTCGCTCTGCCAATCCTACCACAGCGTGATCTGCGCCGATTCGGCCCATGTCGAGACGGACGAGTGCGGCGCGCCGGAATTCTTCTCGAACGGCTCGAAGCTCCTCACCGCCCGCACCACGGGCGGCAAGCTGACCCCGGAGGCGATCCGGGCGCTCGCCACGAACCGCAGCGACATCCACTTCCCGAAGCCGCGCGTCGTCACGATCACGCAGCCGACCGAGACGGGGCAGGTCTACAGCCTCGACGAGCTGCGGGCGATCTCGGCGACCTGCCGGGAGCTGGCGCTCAGCCTGCACATGGACGGGGCCCGCTTCGCCAATGCCTGCGCCAGCCTGAACTGCAGCCCTGCCGCGATGACGTGGCAGGCTGGGATCGACGTGCTCTGCTTCGGCGGCACCAAGAACGGCCTGCATGCGGGCGAGGCGGTGCTGTTCTTCGACCCCGACTTCGCGGAGGATTTCGGCTACCGCTGCAAGCAGGCGGGGCAACTCGCCTCCAAGATGCGCTTCCTCGCCGCGCCCTGGGTCGGCATGCTGGAGAGCGGGGCCTGGCTCGCCAATGCCCGCCACGGCAACGCCTGCGCCACTCGCCTCGCGGAGGCCGTCGCGGGATTGCCCGGGCTGGAGCTGATGTTCCCGGTCGAGGCGAACGCGGTCTTCCTGCGGATGGCGCCCGCCCGGATGGAGGCCCTGCGGGCCCGGGGCTGGCGCTTCTACACCTTCATCGGAGGCGGAGCCCGCTTCATGTTCGCCTGGGACGCGGACCCGGCACGGGTCGACGCGCTGGCGCGGGACCTGAGAGCGGTGGCCTCGGACGAGGCGGCGTGAGGGCGCGGCGCGCATTTCTCAGCACCGACGCGCCCCCTCTCCCGTTCGGGAGAGGGATGGGGTGAGGGATGCGAGCCTTCCGGATACGGCGCACCCCTCACCCGGTCCGCGTGCCGCGGACTCGACCTCTCCCGAACGGGAGAGGTGAGGCGCGATGTGCCAATCAGCTCAGCCAGTCCGGCACCCGGTCGAGGCCGATCAGCTCCTCGTAGCTCTGGCGCGGACGGACGATCGCGGCGTCGGCGCCGCGGACCAGCACCTCCGGCACGAGGCGCCGGGTGTTGTAGGTGCCGGATTGGACCGCCCCGTAGGCGCCCGCCGTCATCACCGCGATCAGGTCGCCGGCTGCAACCTCGGGCATCTCGCGGTTGAGGGCGAGGTAGTCGCCCGTCTCGCAGACCGGACCCACCACGTCGGCGACGATGCGAGGCGCGTCGGCGGCCGGCTCGCGCACCGGGCGCAAGCCGTGGAACGCCTCGTAGAGGGTCGGACGGATGAGGTCGTTCATCGCCCCGTCCACGATCACGAAGGTGCGCCCCTCGGAGTGCTTCACGAAGATCACCCGCGTGACGAGGATCCCCGCATTGCCCGAGATCATGCGGCCGATCTCGAAGACCGGGCGCAGGCCGAGCGGTCGGAAATGCGGGCGCAGGACCGCGGCGAGCGCGGCGGGATCCGGCGGTGGGGCGTTGTCGTCCCGGTAGGGAATGCCGAGGCCGCCGCCGAAATCGATGTGGTGGAGCTCGTGCCCCGCCGCCATCAGGTCGCGGGCGAGGGCCGCGAGCAGCCGGCCTGCGCTGTCGAAGGGCGCCAGATCCGTGATCTGGCTGCCGATATGCATGTCGACGCCCGAGACCTTGAGGCCGGGCAGCCGCGCGGCCTCGGCATAGACGGCGGGCGCCCGGGTGATCGGGATGCCGAACTTGTTCTCGTACTTGCCCGTCGAGATCTTGGCATGCGTGCCGGCATCGACGTCCGGGTTCATCCGGATCGAGACCGGCGCCGTCAGGCCGAGGCTCGTCGCCACCTCGGAGAGCGCGGCGAGTTCCTGCTCGCTCTCGACGTTGAAGCAGAAGATGCCGGCCCGGAGCGCCGCCTCCATCTCGTCGCGGGTCTTGCCGACGCCCGAGAACACGATCCGCTGCGGATCGACGCCGGCGGCCAGCGCCCGGCGCAGTTCACCCTCCGAGACGATGTCCATGCCGGCGCCCGCGCGGGCGAGCGTGCGCAGCACCGCCTGGTTCGAGTTCGATTTCGTGGCGAAGCAGACGAGCGCGTCGTCGCCCGCGAAGGCCTCGGCGAAGACCCGGTAATGCCGCTCGAGCGTGGCGGTCGAGTAGCAGTAGAACGGGGTTCCCGCCCGGTCGGCGAGGTCGGTCAGGTCGACGTCCTCCGCGTGCAGGCGGCCGTCACGGTAGTGGAAATGATGCATGGCAGCGGCGGGCGCGTCGGAGCGGGTCGGGAATCGGGTGTCGGGATGTAGGGGATGCGGCGGCGCGACGCGAGCCCGCCCGCCGCGCGCCCTAGAGCAGCGGATCGAGCAGGAAGGGCTGCTTGGGCACCGCGTAGCCGCGCTTGGCGCCCCGGGACGTCGTCTGCGGCGCCTCGGTGCCGGCGGGCGGAATGGCCGAGAGGGGCAGCTCGTCGCCCGCCTGCACGGCGGCGGGATCGGGCGCGGCGGCGCCATTGCCGACGCCGATGCCCGTCGGCAGGGAGCGGGCGCTCGCGGGCCCCTGCAGGGCGCTCGTCGCCGGGCCGGGCCGGGCGACCCCGTTCGGCGGCTCAAGGGCGCCGCGCCGCCCGCAGGCCGAGACAGCAAGCGCGATCACGCCGGCCGCGGCGAGGAGCTTCAGGGAGCGGGAAGGCAGCATCGACGCGGGTCCGGCACGCTTGACGGGGACGCCCCTGGCGGGCGCCACACCTTAGCCGTTGGCGATATCCGAGGCGAGCGCGGGCACGCAACAGCCTGGCCGAAGGCGCCCGCGCTTCGCGCGGCGGCTCAGCCCTTCTTCTTGCCGGCGTCGGGCTGCGTGCGCTGGTAGGCGTCGATCGCCCGGCGGCAATTCTCCGAGAGCTTCTTCCAGTTGGTCTCGAAGCAGGCGTCGGTGGCCGGATCCTCGGGGGCGAGGTTGCCGCAATAGGTCAGGTAGTCGCCCGTGCAGTACTTCTTCAGGGTCTCGTTGCCCCGCTTCGTCTGCGGCGCCGGATCGGCGAGGGCCGGAGCGGCGAGGGCGGCGGCGACGCCGAGCGCGAGGGCGAGGGAGGTGAGCTTCGAGGCCATGAATCGTCGGTCCTGATCGGTCTGGGGAGGGATGCTGCCCCGATGATGCCTCGGCGTGGTCGAAAAAAGGCATCGGGCGGTGATCGCGTGGGGGAGCGGCGGCCCTCGGGTGCGGAGCCGCACGCTCGGCATCTCGTCATGGGCTGGCCGAGGCCGGGAAGGCGCCGACGCTGGGAAGGCGCTCGCGCTGCGTCAGCGCGTCGGCGACCTCGGTGATGCGGTGCCGGAGCTCGGCAGTCTCGCGGGCGACGTCGGCCGCGCCCGCACCCCGGTCGGAGAGAGCCTGGGCCAGCGCATCCTCGGCGGCCGCGAGGCTCGCCCGCAGGGCCTCGCGCTCGGCCAGGAGGGCGTCGCGGCTGCGGCGCAGCGCGTCGAGGGCGTCGTCCGGCCCTGTCTCGGCGGCCTGTGCGTCCGCGGCCGTCGCTTCCGGCGCCGGCGCTTCGGCGGCGGCCCGGGCGGCGTCGCGCTCGTGGCGCGCGGCGATGAGGTTCTCGAGGAGTTCGCAATGCGCCTCTTCGAGGGCGTGCAGGGTGGCGAGGCCGGTCGCCCCGTCGGCGCGGGCGGTGTCGAGGTCTCCCGTGAGCCGGGCGATGTCGCCCCTCGCCGTCGCGATCTCGCCGGCCCGCTCCACGAGCGTGCGGTCGCGGGTCTCGACCTCGCGGGACAGGGCGGCGACTTCCATGTTGCGGGTGCCGATCTCGGCCATGTCGGCCTGACGCCGGGCGAGGGCGGTCTCGGCCTTCCGCTCCAGGCGCCGCTGCTGCACGGCGAACTGGGCCCGCAGGAAGTCCTTCTCCGCCGAGATCTCGCCGGCCGAGAGCGGAAACATCGCTTCCAGGCGGCGGCGGGCGAGGCGGGCGGCGCGCGCGTTCACGGCCGGCAGAACCAGCAGGATGCACAGGCTCGCCGCCAGGACGCCGAGCGCGAAGATCATCAGGGTCTCGATCACGCGGGCATGCTCATCGATCGGACGGGCCCCGGACGCCGGGCCCCGCAGGGCGGGCCAGTGCCGGCCGAAACCCGTCTTTAGCCCATCTTCCCGCCGGAGGGGCAAGCCCCCTCCCGTGTACGCTGCCTTGCGGTGCGGGCGCGGAATGGGCGTCAGAACGGGTTCCAGGTCGGGCGGCTCGTGAATTTCAGGTAGCCGACATTGATGCCGAGCCGCGCGCCGACCCCGCTGCGGATCGGCACCACGACGATGCCGTCCGAGGTCGCCGCCGTCATGCCGAAGCCGCCGACGAGGTAGGCCGAGCCGTCGACCCCGCCGAAGCGGCGGTAGAGATCCTCGACCGAGGTCAGGTTGTAGACCAGCATCATGGTGCGGGCGCCGTCCCCGCCCACGTCGAAGCCGAGGGTCGGCCCCTGCCAGTAGATGCGCCGCTGGCCCGCGTTGCGGGTGTAGAGCGTGCCCTCGCCGAAGCGCAGGCCGCCGACGATGGCGCCCGAAGCCTCCTGGCCCAGGATGTAGCCGTTGGGCGCGCCCCAGCGCCGCGTCGCCTCCTGCACCGTGAGGGCGAGGCCGCGCGAGACGCTGCCGAAGAAGCGGTGGCCGGAATCGACGATCTCGGCGGGCCGGAACGAATCCGGGTTGCCCGGGTCGTCGCCCGGCCGTGCCAGGCTGGCGGGGCTCAGCGCGAGGATGGCGCCCAGGGCGACGGCGCCCGAGAGGATGCGCCGCCGGGCGGCGTCGTGGTTTCGGTCTGGCTTCGACATCGTTCCTCCTCGCTCGCCCTGAGGCACCCGAGCCGATCCGGGGCGCGGCGCCCTCGGGGAGCACGCCGGCCGGCCGTTTCCTCCGTCCGCCGCCTTCGCCGCACCTGCCTCATCCGCGCGGGCCATTGTGGCGAAATGCCGGGAGCGACGGCCGGCCGCTTTGTCGCGGGATTGCGTCGGCGCGCGCTCTGCGCTCGATGGCGGCCGGGCCCGGTCCGATTCGGCGATTCTGGCGCGAAAGTTTGCAGGATGTGGTTAACGCGCCGTCAATGCCTCGTGATCGCCGCCGCACTCGCCGGTCCGGCCGAGGCGGGTCCCGAGGCCGGCGAGGCGGCGGCGGAGCGCCTGCGCCGTCTTCCCGCCGTCCCGCCCCTCGCGCTCCGGGGCTTCGATCCGGTGAGCTACTTCCTGCCCGGCGGTCCCGCCTCCGGGAAACCGGCCTACGAGATGGCCTGGGACGGGCGCACGTGGCGCTTCGCCAAGGCCGCCAACCGGGACGCGTTCCGGCGCGATCCGGACTCCTACGGCCCCCGTCTCGGCGGCTTCGATGCGGTCGGCGTCGCGGAGGGGCGGCTCGTCGACGCGGACCCGCTCGTCTTCGCGATCCTCGACGCGCGCCTCTACCTGTTCCGGAATGCCGCGCGGCGGGCGGAGGCGCTGGCGGAGCCCGACCTCGCGCGCCGCGCCGAGGCGCGCTGGCCGTCCCTGCGGCCGCTCATGGACGCGCCGCGCTGACCTCTTCCCCCCGCGGCCGGATCATCGGACCGCGGTCGGGCAGGCCGACGCGGGCCGCGTAGGCCGGGTCGCCGAGGGCGGCGAAGGGGCCGTTGCGGTAGGAGAGGGCGTAGCGACCGTAGATCATCGGGCGGCCCGTCGGAGTCAGCGTGCAGCCGCCGGCCGCGGTGAGGACGTGGTCGCCGGCCGCCGTGTCCCATTCCATGGTCGGCCCGCAGCGCACGTAGATGTCGGCCTCGCCGGAGGCGATCAGGCAGAATTTCAGGGCCGAGGCGGCGCTCCGGCGGGATTCGATCGGCAGGCCGGCCAGGCAGGCCTCCGTCTCGACGTCGCCGTGGCGCCGGCTGACGAGGGCGACGAGGCCGCGCGCGGGGGCGGGCCTCACGCGGATCGGGGTCGAATCCTGCGGGCGGCCCTGCCGGATCGGCGCCTCGCGGGCCTCGGCGCCCGCGTACCAGATCCGGCCGAGGCCCGGTGCGGCGAGCGCCGCGGCGACGGGGCGGTTGCCCTCGATCAGGCCGATATTGACCGAGTATTCCGGGTTGCCGGCGAGGAAGTCCCGCGTCCCGTCGAGGGGATCGACGAGGAAGAACAGGTCGGCGGGCGGCGCGTCGTGGCTCGTCTCCTCGGCCACGACCGGGATGTCCGGAAAACGCTGCGCCAGCGCCTGCAGAATAAGCTGCTCCGCCTCGAGATCGGCCACGCTCGACGGCGACCCGTCGGGCTTCAGCACGTGCGCGCAATCGCCGCCGTGATGGCCGCGCAGGATCTCGCCCGCATCGCAGGCGATCTGGGCCAAGGTCGCGGCGATGCGGTCGCGCTGCGGCTCCGTGAGCGTCATGCGGCCGTCATGCCCGAGGCCCCGGCGCTTGTCGACCCGAAGGCCCGGACGATCCAGGCGCTTTCCAAAGCCGGACGCGCCGTCTATCCGTGCGAGGCAGGTCCCGCGCGCTGGCGGCGGCCTCGCCGACACCCGATGAACCTCGCGCGGAGCAGGCCATGACCACCGTGAACCTCGACTCCCTCGATCTCTCGGCCCTGCTCTGCTCCCGCGTCTGCCACGACGTGATCAGCCCGGTCGGCGCGATCGTGAACGGGCTCGAGGTGCTGGAGGACGACAACGACGCCTCGATGCGCGAATTCGCCCTCGACCTGATCCGCAAGAGCGCGCGGCAGGCCTCCGCCCGGCTGCAATTCGCCCGCATCGCCTTCGGGGCCGCCGGCTCCGCGGGGGCGGCGATCGACCTCGCCGATGCCGAGAAGGTCTCGCGCGGCATGTTCGCGGACGAGAAGACGCAGCTCGCCTGGTCCGCGCCGCAGGCCCTGTTCCCGAAGAACAAGGTCAAGCTCCTCCTCAACCTCGTGATGATCGCCACGAGCGCGATCCCGCGCGGCGGGCTCATCGACGTGACCGTCTCGGGCGACGGCGAGGCGCCGACCCTGCTCCTCAAGGCCAAGGGCTCGCACGCCCGCATCCCGCCCCATGTCGAGGAGCTGCTCGCGGGGCGTCCCGAGAGCGGCACCGTCGATGCCCACGGCATCCTGCCCTATTACGCTGGCCTCGTGGCCCGCGCCGCGGCGATGGGCGTGCGCCTCTCGATCGAGGGCGACGAGGTGACGATCCGCGCCGAGCCGGTCTCGGCGTCGGCCGAGCCCGCCGTGCCGGCGCCCTCCACGACGCCGGAGGACGCGCGCCCCACCGACAGCGAGCCCTCGGACACGCAGCTCGCCTGAGCGAGGACCGGGGCCGCGCCGAAGCGCCGCCCCCCGACACCTTCCGGCCCGCTCCCGCGGCCGGACGGGCGGAGCGCGGAGCGTCCGCCTCGGACAGGCGCCGTCAGTGGCCGCGCCCCCGCACGGCCGGTCCCGTCGGGGATCCCGGATCACCGTCCGATCACCCTCCGACGTCCGCAATGGCGACCTGCGCGCGCGACGTTGTCCGCTCCGAGCACCTGAGCACTTTCGGCTCAAGGTTCCCGGTCGCCCGCATCCCGCTGTATTTGCCCGCGTCCGTCGTCGCAGGTGGTGCCGCGCCCGGCCGTCCGACACCCCCGGCTGCGCGGTGAACAAAGCGAAATCGTTCATGCCGCTGCTCCCGTTTCCGGGCCCAACTCCATTTGCGGCAACGGTTCCCTAACCCATCCCGGTCACATTCGGTGAAGTACGAATACCGTGCGGACTCGAACCGAGCATCCCCGATGGACGACTTGCTGCGTGAGTTTCTGACCGAGAGCAGTGAGCATCTCGACACTGTCGACACCGAGCTGGTGCGGTTCGAGCAGGATCCCAACAATCAGCAGATCCTGCGGAACATCTTCCGGCTCGTGCACACCATCAAGGGGACCTGCGGCTTTCTCGGGCTGCCGCGGCTGGAGGCCCTGGCCCACGCCGCCGAGACGCTGATGGGCCGCTTCCGCGACGGCCTGCCGGCGACCCAGGCTTCCGTCACTCTCATCCTCTCGACGCTCGATCGGCTCAAGGCGATCCTCGCCGACCTCGAAGCGACCGGCGCCGAGCCGGCGGGCTCCGACGAGGATTTGATCGGGGCGCTGGAGAAGATGTCCGAGGGCGCCGCCGAGCCGACGCCCGTGCCCGTAGTGCCGCCCATGCCCGTCGCGCTGCCGGAGCCCGTGTTCCGCGAATTGAAGCCCGGCGAGGTCTCCCTCGACGATCTCGAGGCCGCCTTCCTGGCCGCCCCCGGGCCCGACGATTTCGCGCCCGAGCCACCCGCTCCGCAACCCGCCGCGGAGGCGCCCGTCGTCCTCGAGGCGCCGGCCGAGCCGGCTGCTCCCGCGCCCGCCGCAAGCGCGCCCGCTCCTGCCGCGCCCGCCCGGGCAGCCGCTGCCGAGGCGCCCGCCGAGGGCGACGGGGCGGTGAGCAAGGTGCAGACGATCCGCGTCAACGTCGACACGCTCGAGCACCTGATGACGATGGTCTCGGAGCTGGTGCTGACCCGCAACCAGCTCCTCGAGATCGCCCGCCGCCACGACGACACCAGCTACAAGGTCCCGCTGCAGCGCCTCAGCCACGTGACGGCCGAGCTGCAGGAAGGCGTCATGAAGACGCGCATGCAGCCGATCGGCAACGCCTGGCAGAAGCTGCCGCGGGTGGTGCGCGACCTCTCGGCCGAACTCGGCAAGCAGATCGAGCTCGTGATGCAGGGCGCCGAGACGGAACTCGACCGTCAGGTGCTGGAGGTCATCAAGGACCCGCTCACCCACATGGTGCGCAACTCCGCCGACCACGGCATCGAGGGGGCCGCCGAGCGCAAGGCCGCCGGCAAGCCCGCCCGCGGCACCATCCGGCTGGCCGCCTTCCACGAGGGCGGCACCATCACGATCGAGATCTCGGACGACGGCAAGGGGCTCGACCTCTCCGCCATCCGCCGCAAGGCGGTCGAGCGCGGCGTCGCCTCCCAGGCCGAGATCGAGAAGATGACCGACGCGCAGGTCGCGAAGTTCATCTTCCACGCCGGCTTCTCGACGGCCAAGGCCGTCACCTCGGTCTCGGGCCGCGGCGTCGGCATGGACGTCGTCAAGACGAACATCGAGACGATCGGCGGCGTCATCGACATCAACACGCAGCTCGGCCGCGGCACCACCTTCACGATCAAGATCCCGCTGACGCTGGCCATCGTCGCGGCGCTGATCGTCAAGGCCGGCGAGAACCGCTTCGCGGTGCCCCAGGTCGCGGTGCTGGAGCTCGTGCGCGTCGACAAGACCACGGGACAGCGCGTCGAGCGCATCAACGGCTCGCCGGTGCTGCGCCTGCGCGAGCGCCTCCTCCCGATCGTGACGCTGACGGGCCTCCTCGGCCAGAGCGACGGCGCCGACGTCGACACCGGCTTCGTGGTCGTGGCCCAGGTCGGCCGCCAGCGCTTCGGCATCCTCGTCGACGAGGTCTTCCACACGGAGGAGATCGTCGTGAAGCCGATGTCCTCGAAGCTCCGCCACATCCCGCTCTTTGCCGGCAACACCATCCTCGGCGACGGCGCCGTGGTGCTCATCGTCGACCCGAACGGCGTCGCCCGGCAGGTCAGCCAGAGCGCGCAGGCCGGCTCGATCCCGGTCGAGTCCGAGGTCGAGGAGACCGAGGCGGGCGATGCAAAGGCGACGCTCCTCGTCTTCAAGGGCGGCAACAACACCTTCAAGGCGGTGCCGCTCTCCCTCGTCACGCGGCTCGAGGAGATCGACGCCGCGAAGGTCGAGTGGCTCGGCGGGCGCCCCCTCATCCAGTATCGCGGCCGCCTGATGCCCCTGGTGCCGGCCGACGAGGCGATCACGATCCGCTCCGAGGGGACGCAGGCCCTCGTCGTGTTCTCGGACGGCGAGCGGGCGATGGGCCTCGTCGTCGACGAGATCGTCGACATCGTCGAGGAGCGCCTCGACATCGAGATCACCGCCGAGCGCTCGGACCTGATCGGCTCCGCGGTACTCCGCGGCCGGGCGACCGACATCATCAACATCGCCCACTTCCTGCCGCTCGCCTACGACGACTGGGCGCGGGGTCCGAAGAAGGCCGAGAAGCGCGGCTCGACCCTGCTCCTCGTCGACGATTCCGCCTTCTTCCGCGACATGCTCACCCCGTCCTGAAGGCCGCGGGCTACGCGGTGGTCTCGGTGGAGAGCGCGGAACAGGCGCTCGCCGCGCTCCAGGCCAACGCCCGCATCGACGTCGTCGTCACCGACCTCGAGATGCCGGGCCGCAGCGGGTTCGACCTCGTCGCCGCCATGCGCGGGGCCGACCAGCGCCTCGCGGGCCTGCCCGTCATCGCCCTGACGGGCTCCGTCGGCGCCGACGCGGTGGAGCGCGCCCGCGCACTCGCGATCAGCGACCTCGTCGCCAAGTTCGACCGCTCAGGGCTGATCGCGGCGCTCGCCGAGGTCGGCACGGTCACCCTCGCGCAGGCTGCCTGAGCCCGCTTCCCGGAGTACGATCATGATGCAGGCCGCCAACACCAACGCCGCGGAAGCCGGCGCCACCACCGAGTTCGTCACGGTCTTCGTCGGCGAGACCATGTTCGGGCTCGCCATCAACCGGGTGCACGACGTCTTCATCCCGGCGGGCGTCACGCCGGTGCCGCTCTCGCCGCCGGAGATCGTCGGCCTCCTCAACCTGCGCGGGCGCGTCGTCACCGCCGTCTGCCTGCGCCGCCGCCTCGGCCTGTCGCCGGCCGACACCGAGGGCAACACGATGGCGATCGGCCTGGAGCAGGGGGGCGAGACCTTCGCCCTCGTGGTCGACGGCGTCGGCGAGGTGCTGAAGCTCGGGGCCGATACCCACGAATCGGTGCCGATCAACCTCGACGCCCGCTGGCGCGACCTGGCGCTGGGCGTCCACCGCCTCGACGGGCGCCTGCTCGTGATCCTCGACGTCGACGCGCTCCTCGCCTTCGGCGGCGAGCGGCGCGGCTCCGTCGCCGCCTGATCGATCGGACAGCGTGAGGAGTACCATGAAGACCTGCCTCATCGTCGACGATTCCGCCGTGATCCGGAAGGTCGCCCGCCGCATCGTCGAGACGATCGGCCTCCGGGTGATCGAGGCCGAAGACGGAGCCAAGGCCCTCGCCCACTGCACAGAGGCGATGCCGGACGCGATCCTCCTCGACTGGAACATGCCGAACATGGACGGCTACGCGTTCCTGCGCGCCCTGCGGCAGGAGCCGGGCGGAACGGCGCCGAAGGTGCTGTTCTGCACGACGGAGAACGACGTCGGCGCCATCGCCCGCGCGCTCCACGCGGGCGCCGACGAGTACATCATGAAGCCCTTCGACCGGGACATCCTGACGGCGAAGCTGGAACAGGTCGGCCTCGCGGAGGCGAAGGCGGCCTGAGCCTGCAACGCGGGGGCGGGCACGCCCCCGGCACCGACCCCGTGACGCGTATTCGAGGCGTAACCCCCATGCTGGCAGCCACCGCCACCCACCCGCCCGCGCCGGGGGGAACGCCGCGCCGGGCCGGATCAAGGTTCTCATCGCCGACGACTCGGCCGTGGTGCGCGGGCTCGTCGCCCGCTGGATCGGGGAGGCGGGCTTCACCGTGGTCGGCACCGCCGCCAACGGCCGCATCGCCCTGGAGATGATGGCCCGCCACGACCCCGACGTCGTGCTCCTCGATATCGACATGCCGGAACTCGACGGCACCCAGGCGCTGCCGCTGCTGCTCGCCCGGAGCCCCGGCCTCCAGGTCGTGATGATGTCGACGCTGACGACCCGCAACGCCGACATCTCCCTGAAATGCCTCGCGCTCGGCGCCGTCGACTACCTCGCCAAGCCCGAGAGCAACCGCGGCGTCACCACCTCGGACGCGTTCCGCATCGAGCTGATCGAGCGCGTGCGCGTGTTCGGCGCCGCCCGGGCCCGCCGCCGCGGCCCCGCGCCGGCCGCGCTGCCGGGCGCCCCCGCCGCGCCGGCGCCGCTGCCGCCGCGGCCCGCCGCGCCGATCGCGCTGCGCCCGAGGATGCGGGTCGCCGGGCCGCCGAAGGCCTTCCTGATCGGCTCCTCCACGGGCGGCCCCCGCGCCGTCGGCGAGGTTCTGGAGAAGATCGGCGCCGCCACGCTGCGCCGCCTGCCCGTCCTCATCGTGCAGCACATGCCGCCGGTCTTCACCGCGGTCTTCGCCGAGCATCTCGGGGCCCGGGTCGGGCTGCCCGCGGCCGAGGGCAAGGCCGACGAGCCGCTCCAGCCCGGCCGCATCTACGTGGCGCCGGGCGGGCGCCACATGCGCCTCCACGGCGGAGGAGGCCGAGAACCGGTGATCCGCCTCGACGACGGGCCACCCGTGAATTTCTGCCGCCCGGCGGTCGACGTGCTGTTCCAGGACGCCGCCGCCCTGTTCGGCGCGGCAACCCTCTCGGTGATCCTCACCGGCATGGGCTCGGACGGAACGAACGGCGCCCGCAGCCTCGTCGAGGCCGGCGGCGCGGTGCTCGCGCAGGACGAGGCGACCAGCACCGTCTGGGGCATGCCGGGCAGCGTCGCCAAGGCCGGGCTCGCCCAGGCCGTGCT carries:
- a CDS encoding response regulator, yielding MKTCLIVDDSAVIRKVARRIVETIGLRVIEAEDGAKALAHCTEAMPDAILLDWNMPNMDGYAFLRALRQEPGGTAPKVLFCTTENDVGAIARALHAGADEYIMKPFDRDILTAKLEQVGLAEAKAA
- a CDS encoding chemotaxis protein CheW encodes the protein MQAANTNAAEAGATTEFVTVFVGETMFGLAINRVHDVFIPAGVTPVPLSPPEIVGLLNLRGRVVTAVCLRRRLGLSPADTEGNTMAIGLEQGGETFALVVDGVGEVLKLGADTHESVPINLDARWRDLALGVHRLDGRLLVILDVDALLAFGGERRGSVAA
- a CDS encoding protein-glutamate methylesterase/protein-glutamine glutaminase — its product is MKVLIADDSAVVRGLVARWIGEAGFTVVGTAANGRIALEMMARHDPDVVLLDIDMPELDGTQALPLLLARSPGLQVVMMSTLTTRNADISLKCLALGAVDYLAKPESNRGVTTSDAFRIELIERVRVFGAARARRRGPAPAALPGAPAAPAPLPPRPAAPIALRPRMRVAGPPKAFLIGSSTGGPRAVGEVLEKIGAATLRRLPVLIVQHMPPVFTAVFAEHLGARVGLPAAEGKADEPLQPGRIYVAPGGRHMRLHGGGGREPVIRLDDGPPVNFCRPAVDVLFQDAAALFGAATLSVILTGMGSDGTNGARSLVEAGGAVLAQDEATSTVWGMPGSVAKAGLAQAVLPLGELGPALRNLITGQGA